In Leptospira andrefontaineae, the sequence AGAGATGATGTAGCAGATCACGAAAAATTTCACCAAGACTTTGGGACAGAAAGGATTATTCATGAAGGAGATCTATCCGCAGTTCCAAATGCGGAAATAGTGATCAAAGGGAAAGAGCCGTTTTCACTTAGCGAAGATCTATTGATAATTCCCGGCCCTGGACATACAAGAGGACATTCTACTCTATTATATAAACATAAATTTCTATTTTCCGGGGATCATTTAGCATTTGATCCTAAGAAAGAGAGACTGATCGCTTTTAAAGGTGCTTGTTGGTATTCTTGGGAAGAACAAACCAAGTCCATGAGGGACTTGGAGAATTATAATTTTGAGTGGCTTCTTCCAGGCCACGGGCACCCCGCTCATACGGATCGGAAGCGTATGAGCGAGATGCTTAGGTCCTGCGTTTTATGGATGCAAACGTGTTAGAATGATTCCCTGCTTCCTAAATATTCTTCCTGGCCTGAAAATACGCTCTCAGCGTAGGCAGGAACTCCTCCCCATTTTTTAACCGCCCCCGGTCCCGCATTATAAGCGAGAAGAGCTATGCGGATATTTCCCTCATGGGTTTCCAATAAATGGTTCAGATAAGAGACTCCTAGATGGATATTTGTTTCTGGCTCCAGTAGGTCTTGTTTCTTGATATGTTTTCCTTCCCAGGATGCGATCCAAGATCCGGTCCCCGGCATGATTTGCATGAGCCCCAGTGCATTCTTCTTGGATCTTGCTTTTCTATAGAATTCAGACTCTGTTTTTATGATCCCGAGAAGTAACCCTGCCTTCTCTCCTTTTTGGCAATAAACTCCACAGGCGCTGTCATTGATCCTTTCGGATTCTTTTTCTACGGTTAAAGAGAGAAGTTCAAGCTCTGGTTCAGTAAGGCTTGGCCTTTCGGAGCGAATGTATTCTTTGATTTGAGTGGATTCTGGGAGGGAGTTCCTACCAACCGCGCTCTTTCCTATTAGGGAACCCGCGATTGGGGCTACTAGAGATTGGTAAAGTAGCGGTAACGAGGCGATGAATATGTATCTTTTTCTAACTTTAGGCTGGAGCATTCTCCTTGCCTCCTCTTATGGTGCATCGCACCATCTATGACCAGCTTTTTTGCATCGCACTACGGGCCAAGTAAAAAACCGCCCGGTTTTTGGGGTTTTGGTAAAAAAGTCAGATTTTTGGGGATGAATCTGGCCCTTAAGAAATTGAAAACGAATCAGTGAAGAAGCACCGGAAACATTTTCCATTTTGGAAATATATTTCCGAAAGCGTAGCACTTATTCTTTCACTCTAGTTTTTGCTCTTCTATAAATCTATATTTGAATTACTTGCGAGGGCTTCTCAAAAAGAAGTAGTGGGAAAGAAATTTCCAAACGGAAAATAATTCTTTCGGTGTAAATAAATCCTAAAATATAGATCGGAACGTTTAGTGGAAGTTTGGAAATAAATTTACTAATCTAAAATATGTATTTTTATTTGCGTTCGCTTCTCAAAACGATTCTCAAACCTGAATAAATATAACATTCGATTTATTTAATATAATTTTCTAAAAATAAAATTTTTGATGCAAATTTCTGTAACTGCTTCGTCATAATGATTAGAACCGGGGATTTGTTGAACAAACAAGTCTGAATAAGAAAGAAAAAACTCACTCGCGATGATCGATCCCGCGGTAGAGAAAATTTAAAGATACATTACAAAAAGCTAAATCCATATTCGTCGGATCCGTTTTCTAAAAACAAAAACTTTGAAATCGGATATTTTCTGGGGAAAAATAATGAGGGTATCTTTAGCTCTATCCGTACTATGCCTTATTGCATTTTCACAATGTACCCAAATGGGAGATCCATCTAGTGATCTCACTTGGGAGGAAAAACAGCTTCTCTGGATAACATACGGAGAAGAAATGAAAGGCGGACTACAACTTACGAAAGCAGCCGCTCAGAAATGGGGCCTTGGGATAGACGTTTATCCTGCTAAGACCAGGGTGGATAGAATGAGAAATACTATAGCATTTACTGAATCCGGTAAATGTCATGTAGAAGGTATTTCTCAGAAGAATGCAAAAGACTGCCAACTATTCTCTTCTAATCCTTTTTATCTTGCGGCTTGTTCTATCTCCGCGGCTACCAAGATAGAAAATAGTGTAATTTTTATTTTTACAGATAGAATTAAGGCGACTGCAGATGCAATGAGAATGGAAGGAAGTACAATTGATGTAAAAGAATACATCATTGCGACTGTTGCTCATGAAGTAGGGCATTGCCTTGGATTACAACATTCTCAAGATCCAAAAGATCTGATGTTTCCTATGTTAACCGGAAATGTTTTCGAACCTAGCAGAACTGAAATGCATGCTGCACAAGCATTGTATGATACTTCTTTGCCACCAGGTTCGATTGATGATTCCAGTCTTTATACGAAACAATCCGAGTTTACTTACTTAAAACAATATACCGTACCTTCGTTTGCGGTATTCGGAAATATAAATATGGAAGAGGAAGACTGATAACCCCAGAACGGTAAAACCGGTCGGTCTTCCTTGGTGCGGATCGAAGATTGCCGGGGATTAAACTCCCCGGTTTTTTTCTAATTTTTCAGCTAAGTCTACAAGCAGTCTCACGCCGTATCCGCTTGGGCCGTTTCCAATTTGGGTTCCGGATGCTTTCTTTCTCCAAGCTGTTCCTGCGATATCAATATGGGCCCAGTCAATTCCTGAATCCACAAAACGTTCCAGGTATTTTGCAGCAGAAAGGCTTCCGCCAGGGCGCCCAGCAATATTACGTAAATCTGCTATATCACTCTTTAGATCTTCGCCGTATTCTTCCCATAAAGGTAGATTCCAGGTCCTTTCATCAGAAGAGGCTGAAGCCTCATCCAGAAGACCGCGCAGTTTGTCTGAATTACTCATCACTCCAGCGGCTTCATGGCCCAAGGAAATGATGATTGCCCCAGTTAAAGTTGCGAGATCTATCATATAATCCGGTTTGTATTTTTTTCCAATATAAGAAAGAACATCTCCTAATACGAGACGGCCTTCCGCGTCAGTGTTTTGGACTTCTACAGTGAGTCCGTTATGAGCAGTGTAAACGTCTCCCGGCTTCAGAGCTGCCGCATCCGGCATATTCTCCGCCACTCCAATCGCTGCGATTACAGGAACGGAAAGTCCTAATTCTGCAATTGCACCGATCGCATGGATCACCGCAGCGGCACCGCACATATCATATTTCATTTCATGCATATCTTGCGCAGGTTTGATGCTGATCCCACCGGAATCGAATGTAAGTCCTTTTCCGATCAGTGCTAATTTCTTTTTGGATTTTGCTTTAGGTGGGTTATATTCCAAAACGATCATCTTAGGTTTTTTGTCTGAACCTTGGGAAACTGCAAGAATTCCACCCATCTTTTCTTTTTTAAGTTGGGGTTCGTCCATTACAGTGATCTTTAATCCTGCTTCTTTTGCGATCTCTTTGGAACGAGAAACAAATTCTTCCGGAGTGAAATGATTTGCTGGAAGGTGAGCGATATATCTCGCACCGTTCACATATTTACTGACTGCTCTAGATTTATCCAAACCGGCTTTCGCTGATTTTTCTGCATTAGGATCCTCTAATACAAAACTTACATTTCCGAATTTGTTTTTTTTCTCTTTAAAATCTTTGGTAAGAACATTGATTGGAAATGCGCCTAGATCGATTGAATTTGCGATCTGGTAAACTAAAGAAGAAGGAGAAAGAGTTTTGGTCAAAAATCTAGTAAGTTTGATCTCTAATCCCACTGAATCCCATTTGCGAAGTTTTTCGCCGATGTTTAAGAAGATCTGGGCTACGGATCGAATGCTTACTTTGTTGGAATTCCCCAAACCTAGATAGATAATTCTTTCAGATTCATCAGTAAAACTTTGTCCGGATTCTGCGGAGAATATCCCAGAGCGGATCTGGTCGGAAAATTTGGTCTCCAATTCTTTAGGAAGATTGTCTTTTGTAACTGGGATTACTTTATAAATATTTTTGGAAGTGTTCTTCCCTATACTAAAATTGATTTTTGACTTTTCTATCTTCATTTTTTGTCCAACGCCTTGATATCTCCGAGTATCTCATCCACGTGACCTTTCACGCTTACCTTCGGATAAACTTTCAAAATTTTCAGATCTGTTCCGATCAGGAATGTGGTTCTGAGAATTCCCATAAATTCTCTTCCCATAAACTTTTTCAACTGCCAGACTCCATAAGCCTCGCAGATACTTCCGTCTTCATCCGAGAGTAAGGTAAAATTGAGTTCTTGTTTTTCTATAAATTTCTGGTGGGACTTAACTGAATCCTTGGAGACACCTACTACGTTGTAGCCTTCTTTTTTTAGTCTCGCAAAATTATCCCTAAAATCACAGGCCTCGGTCGTACAGCCTGGGGTTTGGTCCTTTGGATAAAAATATAATACTAAACCTTTTTTTCCGGCCATATCCTTAAGAGAGACCTTTTCCCCGTCTTGGTTCAGGGTCGTAAAACTAGGGGCCTTGGACCCCACTTTTAAAGTACTCATACAAAGACAAATGATGGGGAACTCGGCTTCTATACAAGATTTTTTGTTTCGTTTCCGTTTTCAGAAGGGAAGAAGAAGGTAAAAAGCCTTGCGAAATTAGAAAATCGGCCGACAGTAAATATATGGATCCTAAAGAAAGAATGGAACTGATCCGTCAGGGAAACCAGGCCTTCAACGAAGGTGATATCCGAAAAGCCAGGGAATGTTTTCTGAAAACGGAATACAAGGACGGGCTAATTCGTTTAGGAGACCATTTCATGTTCGAGAAAAAACTCCCGATCCTCGCTTACGGTTATTATAAGAAGGCGGGATATCAGAGAAGGATAGACGAAATTTTCCAAAGAATGATATGGGCGCTTTCCCAATGGATCGGGCCTGATAAGTTCAAAAATCCCGAACCCGAAAGAAAAGCTCCGGATCCGGAAGATTTTGTGGTCCATCCGATCTTAAGACAAACCGCCTTGGACATACTCAAGAAAAACGGAATGTCTATCTAAGCGGTTTTAAGATCTTCCTTTAAAATCTTCCATAGTTTTATAAACTCCGAAAATTTTATCCGCGATCCAGTCAAAAACTGAGATCGGAAGTATCCCTTTTAATGCGTTAGAAAGATATATAGTCCAAGGTAAAAGTAATCTAGGTTTTCCTTTTTTCATCGCCTGCCAGACTTTTGAAGTTACGTATTCCGGGGAAAGTATGGGAGTGAACAACATTCCCTTAACCCCCTCGAACATTCCTGTGGAAATATACGCGGGATTCACAGTAGTTACTTTTATATGTCCGAAACCGGCTTGGATCAATTCCAATCTCAAAGAATCGCTCCATCCTGTTTCGGCCCATTTCGAAGCACAATACACACTCATTTTGGGATTAGAGACCAACCCTGCCGCAGATGAAATGTTTACAATCCTGAAATCGCCCGATTTGTCTGATAACATCTTCGGAAGTAAAAATCTAGTAATATACATTGGGCCTAACGTATTAATTGCAATCGTGGCTTCTATATCCGATTTAGGATCGTGTTCCCAGAAATACTTTCCTCTCACAATGCCTGCGTTATTTATGATTATATCGATCCCACCTAGCTTGGACTCTATCTTGGAGGTGGCCTTTCGGATTTCTTCCCGATTTGAAACATCTACAATGTCGGTGATAATATTCGTTGTTGTCGATCTTAGTTCTTTAGCGGAGTTGAGTAACGCTTTCGAATTCACATCCCAAAGAACGAGCGCAGATGCATTTTCCTGGATGGAACGTTGGGCGTAAATTTTTCCCATCCCCATTGCGGCCCCGGTGATTAAAATTCTCTTTCCCTTTACGGTTTTCATATCATTCCCTCGGAAATCGTAAGACTAAACTGCCTTAAATTACTATTCTCACAAAAAGAAATTTTCTATCTCA encodes:
- a CDS encoding lytic transglycosylase domain-containing protein; this encodes MLQPKVRKRYIFIASLPLLYQSLVAPIAGSLIGKSAVGRNSLPESTQIKEYIRSERPSLTEPELELLSLTVEKESERINDSACGVYCQKGEKAGLLLGIIKTESEFYRKARSKKNALGLMQIMPGTGSWIASWEGKHIKKQDLLEPETNIHLGVSYLNHLLETHEGNIRIALLAYNAGPGAVKKWGGVPAYAESVFSGQEEYLGSRESF
- a CDS encoding matrixin family metalloprotease, with the translated sequence MRVSLALSVLCLIAFSQCTQMGDPSSDLTWEEKQLLWITYGEEMKGGLQLTKAAAQKWGLGIDVYPAKTRVDRMRNTIAFTESGKCHVEGISQKNAKDCQLFSSNPFYLAACSISAATKIENSVIFIFTDRIKATADAMRMEGSTIDVKEYIIATVAHEVGHCLGLQHSQDPKDLMFPMLTGNVFEPSRTEMHAAQALYDTSLPPGSIDDSSLYTKQSEFTYLKQYTVPSFAVFGNINMEEED
- a CDS encoding leucyl aminopeptidase, producing MKIEKSKINFSIGKNTSKNIYKVIPVTKDNLPKELETKFSDQIRSGIFSAESGQSFTDESERIIYLGLGNSNKVSIRSVAQIFLNIGEKLRKWDSVGLEIKLTRFLTKTLSPSSLVYQIANSIDLGAFPINVLTKDFKEKKNKFGNVSFVLEDPNAEKSAKAGLDKSRAVSKYVNGARYIAHLPANHFTPEEFVSRSKEIAKEAGLKITVMDEPQLKKEKMGGILAVSQGSDKKPKMIVLEYNPPKAKSKKKLALIGKGLTFDSGGISIKPAQDMHEMKYDMCGAAAVIHAIGAIAELGLSVPVIAAIGVAENMPDAAALKPGDVYTAHNGLTVEVQNTDAEGRLVLGDVLSYIGKKYKPDYMIDLATLTGAIIISLGHEAAGVMSNSDKLRGLLDEASASSDERTWNLPLWEEYGEDLKSDIADLRNIAGRPGGSLSAAKYLERFVDSGIDWAHIDIAGTAWRKKASGTQIGNGPSGYGVRLLVDLAEKLEKNRGV
- the bcp gene encoding thioredoxin-dependent thiol peroxidase; the protein is MSTLKVGSKAPSFTTLNQDGEKVSLKDMAGKKGLVLYFYPKDQTPGCTTEACDFRDNFARLKKEGYNVVGVSKDSVKSHQKFIEKQELNFTLLSDEDGSICEAYGVWQLKKFMGREFMGILRTTFLIGTDLKILKVYPKVSVKGHVDEILGDIKALDKK
- a CDS encoding SDR family NAD(P)-dependent oxidoreductase yields the protein MKTVKGKRILITGAAMGMGKIYAQRSIQENASALVLWDVNSKALLNSAKELRSTTTNIITDIVDVSNREEIRKATSKIESKLGGIDIIINNAGIVRGKYFWEHDPKSDIEATIAINTLGPMYITRFLLPKMLSDKSGDFRIVNISSAAGLVSNPKMSVYCASKWAETGWSDSLRLELIQAGFGHIKVTTVNPAYISTGMFEGVKGMLFTPILSPEYVTSKVWQAMKKGKPRLLLPWTIYLSNALKGILPISVFDWIADKIFGVYKTMEDFKGRS